DNA from Sulfurimonas gotlandica GD1:
TTAATACACCTTCAGTATATACCTCTTTAGTTTGAGCGCGTTCAAGCATATTTTGTGATAGTATCAACTCTTGTTCAACTTCATTTAATTGATTTGTTACTTCATTAATAGAAATATTAACTTCATCATTAGTTGAAATTAAGACAGTACTCGCCGAAGAGTTTACATCTTGTAAAATTTCAATATTTTTTACAGATACCAAATCAGCTTCCTAAATAGTCTCTAAGTCTATTTGATAAAACTTTTAAATAATCTACTTTGTCTAATGAATTATTTTCAAATTGTGCTAAAACACTTAAAAGCTCTTTATAGTCATCTTCAAAAGCAATTCGTTTTTCATCTTGCCAACTGTCTCCTAATGATTCAAAAGAATGATTTAAAGAATTTGTAGAATCTTTTAATGTTTCTAAAAAATTAAGAAGTTGATTTGCAAATAATTCTAG
Protein-coding regions in this window:
- a CDS encoding WXG100 family type VII secretion target — protein: MSQVQGNPEELELFANQLLNFLETLKDSTNSLNHSFESLGDSWQDEKRIAFEDDYKELLSVLAQFENNSLDKVDYLKVLSNRLRDYLGS